The sequence below is a genomic window from Nicotiana tomentosiformis chromosome 6, ASM39032v3, whole genome shotgun sequence.
AACTTCTTAGGATCACCGTGCATATCTTTTACAGTTGTGGCAGGAGTGTTTGTCTGGTATGAAGTTATAATGGGTTCTGCCTTTTGATACTGCTGATAGAGTCACTTGTTATAAGGAATATGGGTTAGTAGAGGCTAAAAGCGACTTTCTGAAGCCTTAGTGGCTTTTGATTAGATCTAGTTGTTTACTTGAATGAAACAAAGTGCACTAAATTTCTTTTTGCTAACATAAGCTTTAGGAGGTGCACTATTTGGTTTTAACTGGAAAACCGACCAAACCAAAATTTTTGGTTTATTTGGTTCGTATTGTTATTCGATTTTCtgcttttgaaaaagaaaaaaggactAACTGAACTGAAGAGTAGAAGTTATGTGCTTATAGAAGAGTTTTGGCCTTTCACATCTTTGGTCAgccattcttttctctctcatagtTTTTTCTTCCAGCTTTCCCCCGTGTCTTCAATTCTTTCATATGTTCCAAAGGAGCTGGGAGGGCAGATGCATCGTCATTTTTTTTATAAGGACGTTTCATTAAGAAACAGTACCAATATAGTACTGCAGCAAATACCCAGATGCATTTCTGCAAAAGGGCAGATTGGATATCATTGTGAGCAGATTTCTCCTTTTTTAGCTCTTCAAACTGCCACCAGCAAAGGCTGCTACTCCAGAACCCATCAACTATTTTAGCAATTAAAAAAGGGAACCCATCAACTATTCCTCTGCTTGAAAATCCAATGGGATTTAACGTTCACCCGTATATACTAGTTGATTTTCTGTCATGTCTGTGGCACGAGTGGTTCCCCACAAAAGCCAGTAGAAGTTTTAGTATATGGGTCTTTGtgatttgttttttgttttgattcttttaattttctttctttggGCTGGGACAAGGTGCTGTTGATTTTTATCTTTCTCACTTAGTTACCTGTTTTGTTTACCCTCCCTTCTATTGCCCTATTACCCAATAGCCTTTCAAACTTATAATATGATCATATTGTTTATTAATCAAATAGAATCCTCAACCCAAATATGATGCCCAAACACAAGCCAAAATCAGAGCCAAaaccaaaagaattgaattgtAAAAATGAAACCATATTTAGGTGGGTGTGAGGTTTGCGTATCTAAAATTTAAAAACCGAGACCAAGTGAGGGGAACCGAATCAAAAGCAGTACTTTTGGTTTTGCGTTATACATGAATCTTTGGAGACGGGTCCAGAGCGTGTCTTAAAAAGTTTGATCACTTTTTGCAGATACGTAGCCatgctcaaaaatattttctgaaGGTCCAGAAGAGCGGAACCAATGAACATCTACCTCCTCCTCGGCCAAAAAGAAAAGCTGCTCATCCCTACCCTCAGAAAGCCTCAAAAAGTGGTAGGAATCATTCTTTATGTGGTTAATTTTGTTACGACCACCTGtacctggaaataattatattcactTTCTGAATATGTCGGCAGCTCCAGCTCTCTCACCGGTGACTGCATCATTTCAAGCTTCACTTCCATTACCGGATCCTGGATTTGTAAAAAGGCCTGATACTTCTTTGTTACATAGCAATCCAGTTATTGTTGCATCTATGCCATCATGGACTGACAACTCTGTGCCACCAGTCAGTTTGTCCCAAATGAAGAAAGGTCTAgttattgatgggctcacttttGTATAATTGCTGTTGTCTCACGTCCATCGCATCTTAGACGTTGCACTAAAGTAATTGTCTGTTCTGTTATAGATAACGTGAGAGAAACAGGTCAACCTGTGGCCAATACTCATTGTTGCAGTAGTAATGAAAGCACTCCAGGATCAAAATCAACTGGTGATGTGATGGAGCGGACTCAGGGACCTTCATTGAGAGGCAAGTCGATATTCTTCAGATACCTATCATGTTGACTTTtttttttgatgaaataagtcaGATATCATTAACTAAGGCATCAAGTAGATGCAAGGATTTCAAAAGATAGAAATTATCAGCCCAGAAAGACAAAACTATCAACCTATCATGTTGACTTTTAGACTTGAAATTAGACAAAATTCTGGGCCGTAAAATATTATCCTACAATAACATACCATTGTAATTCTCTCTACCATTCTCTTGAAGTGTTCTGTGTCATTTTTAATGGTTCTAAATTTCTTTGTTTTCTTTGATATTTTCATTTTGATCAATATGGAGTCtcctttttctctttctttttaatGAATGTGGAGTCTCTTCAACAAGTTACTCTTATTTCATCTCAATtctcaaaagaaaataatgtggtGTCTCTTCATGGGAAGAAAAGCTTCTAGATAAACTGAATCCGTTTCATATGAGTAAGTAATGCCTATTGTGTGTTGGTTAAGTATACTTAATCACATTGCAAGTGATTATCATATCGTACTATCTATAAGTTAACAAGTAATTTGTCACTATCAGATCCTCTAGATCCATCAAAAAGttatacatatgaatacatataAATTGAAAAGTCATAGCACTCTTTTAAGTGTCCACACCATATCGATATTTTTTTCTTAGTGTCTTATACTGTGTTCTGTAGTACTTGTTTATAACAAACGTAAGAGATATAAGGAATGTGAACTATGCTTATGATGACCAATCTCCATAACACAGATGAAGAAGAAAGGTGGATTTGCTTTGAGGCTCTCACAACATATATTCAAGAACTTTTTTTTCCTCCTTTGTTTTATGAGTCAAAGAAGAACATTTGTATTTTCAAGTACTTTGGTTCCAAACTCTGAATTATTTTTAATGTGTTTATAATTATTTACTTCTAATCTATAATGAAATTGCTAAGTAAATATACACTCTATTCCATGCTTTTTGAATTGATATCTACTTAATTTAAAGCCTGGGTGCTGTACTGATCACATGAAAAAAGCTAAAAGCTTGGGCAGTGCATCTGCTTATTGGTGGTCTATTGCTGAAAGAACTGTAGTAATCGATATTTTTTCTTTGGTGTTTGCGATATTCGATATTTTGTCTTCTTTGGTGTCTACAGAGGTGGTTGACCTACTTGAAGCTGTTAATTCAGTTGAGATATTGATAATAACTAGAATGAAGTTGAGTCGTGCAATTTAATTTGCTCCAAGTATTGATAATAACTAGAGCACAATTGTTTCATAAACTTTTATCTAGTCAAGTTATGCTATCCACAAATTAGATTCTAGCTAATCTATATTGGGTCTTTGTACTCATATTTGACGTGTCTGATATGAAATACGATAAAGCTAGACAAAAGCTGTATGTAGATGTAGCCTACAAATTACTTACAGACAGTCGAATTGGGCAGTGCATCTGCTTATTGGTGGTCTATTGCTGAAAGAACTGTAGTAATCGATATTTTTTCTTTGGTGTTTGCGATATTCGATATTTTGTCTTCTTTGGTGTCTACAGAGGTGGTTGACCTACTTGAAGCTGTTAATTCAGTTGAGATATTGATAATAACTAGAATGAAGTTGAGTCGTGCAATTTAATTTGCTCCAAGTATTGATAATAACTAGAGCACAATTGTTTCATAAACTTTTATCTAGTCAAGTTATGCTATCCACAAATTAGATTCTAGCTAATCTATATTGGGTCTTTGTACTCATATTTGACGTGTCTGATATGAAATACGATAAAGCTAGACAAAAGCTGTATGTAGATGTAGCCTACAAATTACTTACAGACAGTCGAATTGGCCCGTAAGGGCGGAAAGTCTGTGTTACAGAGGTTTCTACTCACTCATCTCTAACATCCCTTGGCTTCCAAAATCCTAACTGAAAAGATGGGAGATTGAGGGATAGTTTATTGTTGCAATCTGTACTCCTAGATGTTGCTTGGTCCTTTATGGAGGTAAATGAATTCAAAAAGTCTAGTCGAGCAACGTTTCCTGCACTTTATTAAATGTTGCAAATCTTGATATTAGCAAGTAAAGGAGATGTGGCAGGTTCAATGTGGGAAAACCTCATTTTTGTACCTTGCATGGATTGCTTCAGTAGATGCTGGCAACTGCTTAGAGAGTATATATTTGTGATTTCAGACAAACTCTATGTGCCCAGAGCACCAATAATAACCTTAAGCTGCACCATATCCTGACTTTGAGAGTGATCTACAATTTTCTCTACTTGCCCAGTTTTGGAAAACATAGAAAAGCTTTCAATATAAAAAGGTTTTCCCCAATAAAAACCCAAAATAAAACTAATTGATATATAGATTCTTTAACCTTCTACAATAAAGATTCTAAAACAATAGAGAACAACTTAGAAAAGTTTGTTATTTTCTAAAGGTTAGACCGATGGAATTGAAAGTCGAAGCGAGCCTGATATGAACTGATAAGTTACAGAAGTCCTGTTTCTAGGCTGGACAGATAATGAGAAAGTTCAGAAAGGAGAAttcatgaaaattaccaacaaaaaaaaagaaaggagaaTTCATGAGCCAAAATTGAGAGAACTAAGAGGAGGGAGGGGGTTGAGAAGGACATGAAGAGGTGAGCAGGAACATTGTATTTCTGAGACATTCTTTTTCAAAGTTAATTGAACATTATGATACATATGCCTTTTACGGGGAAGTTACTTGGAAACCAAGTGGTGCTTGGAGGACAAGCTGTTCGCAGAACTTTTGACAATATTCCTCTCAGCATTTGCTATCCAAAACTTGTCGTCAAGACTCTTGACTTGCAGCCCAAAATTCTTAACTTGGCCATAACATGGCAAAATGGAGAATAAAACGGCACGATAAAAGTCCTAAAGGATAGATTGGCAAAAATATCTTTGACAAGACAAATACAAAcacaattggaggaaaatgaagtTAATCAACTTAAAGGCCGGATCTTTTCATAAGACAAAATTGTCCTGGAAATTGAACATGCCTTGTGTTTCTCATATCTTGTTTAATTACTTGCATTGTCTTTTCCCAGCTTGGAAATCTCAGAGTTTACTTCTTTTAAAAATCAAGATTTTATTGCTGAAACTCTTGGTAAGGATATAATATGTGATTGGGCAGAGTCTTGTTGTGTTGACCAAATACTTTTGGTACGCACCGCCCCAGTGGTCTAATACCTGCATAAGGGTGCGAAAGCTGTGCAGCATATCTTAAAACTGGCCACCTTGCGTAGTTGCAGTTACCACAATCCTGATTACATTTGTAGCCGGGATATGGAGTAGTTTCATCTCCTTTCTTAAAAAGCTCTTCTTCAAGATCTCAGCTTCAATCAGTGTATCATGATTGCACTGTCATATTGATTGTCAACCAAGCAATTCTCTGTTAGATTTCTAGTTAGGTTATCATCATTCCAGCCTCTATTCCTTGGCTCCAAGAGTGATTTTTTTCGGGAAAAGGTGCACATTTGCCCATGTACTATCCGAAATTGCTGAATTTTGCCCTTCGTGATGCTTTTGGCTAATTCATACCGTTGCCATTTGCAAATTATCTTGTATTTGCTTTTGCCATTGACAGAGCTCCAGCGTGAAATGGGTGGACCATGCGTGTCCAAATTCTTTGGGAGAAAAGGTCCAAACTTAACTTTTAACTATACCCTAAGTTTGGGTCTGTTAGGGGTCAAGGGGAAAAAATGAGACTTTTCCCTAAAGGCGCGGATAATATTAGACCAAAAGTTTAATGGACGGTAAAGTTGCTCAATTTCAATTAGTACATGGGCAAATTTGAAACTTTTccctttatttttttaaaacctaGTGGACTGGCTTCAATTTGGAAGTACCTGAAATCTTCCCTTACCCTCTTTTATTGTTCGGCCTTTCACCACTAGACTTAATGTGTTCCAGCATGAATTTCTTCTTCCGCGTGAACTTCACTCCTTTTGTCTGAAAATCACTCGCCTTAACATCTCTCTTATTAATTGATAAAAGTCTGCAGTTGTTGAGTCCTCGTACAAAATTAGAAATCTGATTGTGAATGAGCAAGATGAAAGGACTGCTTGTTATCTGCTCTTTTGCGTGTTTCTGATTGTGAGCTGCTGGATCTGTGTCACTGAATTGTGATCCAGAGAAATATTAGAGAATCGAACAATATCTGCTTATTGTTCTGGTGAAAATGTGTAGTTTTTTAATGAACCGTGGTTTGCAGTACTGGTCCAGAAAGTTTCCTCCAATATTTCAGTGTGATATTTCTTCAGATGCGAAGTATGATATGCAATCATTCCTTTTCTTTGCATTTCTCCCTACATTTTTAAAACATATTTGATCTGCTGCTATGGTCCTCGCTGCATTTGATGGCTTCCTGGTGCACCTGCCTGCTTTGATTCTGCCTAGATCTAAATCTGATTTACTTTATGCCATTTTATCCTTAGCTCTATTTCCTGTTAGTTTCACACTCAGTTCTGTAGAACTACAGTTCTCTTTAGTAAGTAGAACGAAAGATTCTGTTCTAATCAGTGTTTTAGGTTTTCATATGGACATGATGCTTTAGTTTGATATTTGCAGTGCTGATGTTgctatcaatttttttttttgttgctgcAGTTTTGCCTGACTTTGTTCAAGTATACAACTTCATCGGCAGCGTATTCGACCCTGCTGTTACCGGACACTTGCAGAAATTGAAAAAAATGGATCGCATTGATGTTGAGACGGTATACTCTCTAATCTGTGTGCTGTTTCATTAGTTCTGTGGCTTAACTGCTctttcttgtgatttaagtttTCCTTTATTTGCATGATACCTTGAACTTTGTGTACTTTTGAAGATAAAGCTTCCGCATAGGTTCCTCTGAGCTTTCATTATTATATTTATCGAAGGCCTAATTATTGCCATTTCTATGCGCATACAAGGAGGATTTGCTCTTATGCTCTATTCAAGGAAGCCTTTCTCATCAAATTAATGTGTACTACCTGGCATTTACTTAGGAAGGAGGGAAGAGGGACGGAGGGATTTCAAATTTCTTCTTATTGCGATGAATAGTTCTCCTCTTTAGATActagaaggaaaggaaaggagcGTACTTTACTCCCTTGTATCCCTACCAACTCTTTGCCTGCAACAGATCAGAGCACTGGATATAAGATTTTCATAGAGTATTAGATTCAATCTTCATTTGCTTAGTGAATACTTGTTTTGGCATGTTGTTGACATGTATGTGGGCATTCGATCTAGCATGCCAATATGAGGGAATAATTAGAACTTTTGGAAGGCTTGAATTTGGTGTTTGGGCTTGCTTTGCATCTCTGTATATGTGAATAAAGGATGTTTTCAAGATATAGAATGCACCTGAAAACCAAATCCACAATACCCTAATCCCTTCCACCCCACCCGGGTGGTTGGGCTTTGATTCATCACACACACGGAttgatataatatatatatatttctcagTTATCTTAAATCATGTTTACCATAAAAAAGAGATTAATCATATGCTTCTAAGTAGGAGGTGGTGCCACTGCAATTGATTTAGAATTAATCATTCTTTTTCTTGGCCCTTATCCAGGTGTTGTTGCTGATGAGAAACCTCTCCATCAATCTTACAAGCCCTGATTTTGAGCATCATGTAAGTACATTACTCTTTGCATTCTGATTTCTGATAGCTTTTAAATGGTTTCTTACCTTGAGCTTTTGGTTGGGTAAGGCATCTGCTGGTTCTTTTAGCGTGTCCTCTTATCATGCAGAGTAATTATTTGCTTTTCTTTACCTGAAATTGATAGTTTATTCTTGATGCAGAGGCAGCTGCTTTCATCTTATGATATGGACATGGAGAAGCAGTGCAAATCAAGTCATCGATTACAACCAACTTGAAAGTGCTGCTCACTTCGGGTACTGCATAGTATGGTCTTTGCATACTGTTCACCATTTCTCTATGTTCGAGAGTACTATCCTCTGAGGAGACCATATTGAAATTAATGAACCCTAGGGGATAGGGACGAACGACGAGTGGAGGACCCATATAATATCTCGATAAGCCAGTTGTATTTGTTTGATAGCAGCTGCTATTTTCACATTTCAGAGTTCTGATCTGTGCAGTTCATATTTGTGTACATACTGTAAGATATAAACAGATAAAAATTATGATGTGGGAACTTAATATGTAAAGCTGGGTTTATGTAAATTCAAGTTTTGACAGAGTCCAGCCTCTGCAGTATTAGCAAATTGTTTATGCCAATGTAAATGATTCAACAAGCGAGCTTGTTGATTTTTACCAACATGTTTCTGTTTGGTTGCTGCATATCTACAGCTTACTTTTTGTTTCCCATGACTGATAAAATGTTTGAACTGCTCAATCGTCGGGAAGCTATCATGAGTCGACAGTTGAATATTATAGGTACATTGGCTCGTAGAGATAGAACTGTTTTGGTTACTACTGGCAAATTGCTAAGGTTTTGGTGCAACAAAGTCCACAGAAATCGTCTAGGAGTTTATGAATCTCCTGGGAAAGGATTCTCAAGCT
It includes:
- the LOC104120460 gene encoding protein REVEILLE 6-like, whose protein sequence is MVMALPNLCSFSNPTATASAAAIASASNPLSPSDDPSKKIRKPYTITKSRESWTEPEHDKFLEALQLFDRDWKKIEAFVGSKTVIQIRSHAQKYFLKVQKSGTNEHLPPPRPKRKAAHPYPQKASKSAPALSPVTASFQASLPLPDPGFVKRPDTSLLHSNPVIVASMPSWTDNSVPPVSLSQMKKDNVRETGQPVANTHCCSSNESTPGSKSTGDVMERTQGPSLRVLPDFVQVYNFIGSVFDPAVTGHLQKLKKMDRIDVETVLLLMRNLSINLTSPDFEHHRQLLSSYDMDMEKQCKSSHRLQPT